TAGCGTTAGAGGTGATTTGTTAATAgggttattataataaaacaaattgtcTAATAGTCCGACAATAATAACATCACTATAATATTTACCCGTAACAAGAAGTTCAATCCATCCCACTAGGCTATCGTTGCCGCCTGAAGCGATAAGGCGCCATCTTCCTTCATCGCTTGGCACTACATTTTTTACTCGGACACTACATTCATCACCCCAACGTTCAaaccttaaaatatattaataaacttatataaagTAAGGTATTTCAGTGATAGTATTTCTGCTGTATTATATTGAGAAAATCTTCGCGAAATATCacgaaaaaacaaattaaggGTTAACGACCCTTATCATTCGAAAGGGGACACTTTAGTATGTACTTGATCTTTGATCCATCATCCATACCATTCTTGAATCCACCAATCCAAAATTTCTAAATCAGTCCAGCCAGGAGTTTAATGACAAGTACACATAAAGAAGGTGGAtatttgaatatgtatatttaaagattttttttttttaataaatactcgataacttatttattcgTCTATCGCGTTTAACAATCACAGTCATAAGATAATGGATCTTAGGTAGGTAATTGATTATCAATAAACAAAGGTATTTGCTCATTACACGAGTGACCTTCTACAATCAATGTCAAGTACATCATTTCAAGATGTTTAattgtgtttgtgtgtttcATTTTCTCAATTGGAAACAAATCATCGTGTAGGATTAGTTAgttaagatttaaaattaaaagatccTATCGCGCTAAATTTCCGTTCCAAGTTTTAAGCAAATATaccttataagttataacaatgttataataacatattatatcctTTCCAATAATAATGGATACTTAGGAAAATTATTGCGTAAATTCTATCAGAGTAAGTAAGTCGTAACATAACACGGACATtttattctaggaggtagcaacgttgacaagtgagcattttagttagtgttgcccaaactcagtcttggtcttgcagtcttggtcttgttcttgcgtttttgcaagaccaagaccaagaacaagaccgcgtatttttagcaagaccaagaccaagactgaccgtgcaagacttgagcaagaacaagacatagcctgcaagactcttgcgtcttgcagctacgacttagcgctatttcactgagtagttaggtgtaacagttcggtgtataggtaggtacgcttaggaattctatgagacgcaaaaaactgtatcaaagaatatgaaaaactggACCTATGCGCATTACGACTAATACCATAAACATagcgattaaaaaaatacatatctattaaaatcaaactgaGTGCATGCATAGTTATGTTTTAACCATCGGCACTTTGATAATGCGGCATCAAAGGTTTTGTACTTACTtctcaaagaaaaacaatcGTTGCCGCCACGCCGAAATCATAACATTTGACACTATTTGATTGCCGCCATAGGGCGTAGGTATACTCatgcaaaataatttcgaatttttttaagagTACCTACAGGTGTTCCaaagaataaataagtttcagaGTGCTTAGACTGAAAATGAATACATTATACTGATCACGCAAGTATCTTTACTATGGCTATGTTAATTCAAGCTCACAATGTTCCAATtctaatacgtttttctaagatttaaagtaaactttaataaatagtaatagactaataggtaatttgcaagacttgcaagactcttgctgcaagaccaagaccaagaccaagactgggagcgcaagaccaagaccaagaccaagaccaggtgtattggcgcaagaccaagaccaagaccaagaccaggtgtattggcgcaagaccaagaccaagactggctaagtctcgtcttgttcttgcatttgggcaacactaattttagtatagttggttctttgatatgctgttcctcttgctatttcggttacagtccgggctgtctggctggccgcagtggttgcgtttattagtgcgcatcttatctgcacaggaaaatatccttaatttaaagtcattttttaacgcgtaatttttaatcgtttgcctttagatagatccattatacatacattttttattgcaagacgttttttttcgttgttaaataggtgccagacgcaatttttatttcaaaataattaaaatatcatcgaaataagtgaaattccatcaacaatTATTGCCGCGCGGAGAGTTGGGTGTGCGTGGTTGTGCAAAAGGAGCTCCGCAAAATTCGCGGTCTATTTTATAttcgaataaattattttggtcGGTACCTATGACTGCGTTAGAGCCCGTTATTGCAACACACGAAAGTGCAAAAAGATTAATGTTCTGAGCATTTTGAAATTGTAGGtatgcttaattttttttttgaaatcggatctttagttcccgagattaacgcgttcaaacaaacaaacaaagtcttcagctttatattagtatagatgtaaaCCAAAAATCTTCAACAGCCGGTAAAAAAAACCGAAAAAAGAGACCAAGCATGTGATAGAAAAAATCATTGTACTTATGTTTTCATGTGTTGGATTATGGCCTAAACTCTCATTGTAAGTTAGTGTCCCTGCAGCGGGAAGTACTATAATCTCATGGCGAAATTTCAtgtgaatatttatatttaatattaaaaataaccgtCTACCTGCTATTTTTTGGTGAGGATATATCGAAATGTTCACCAGTGGGGGTAGTAACATGGCAAGACTGTTCATTGTCCAATGTTTTTGATAATTTCATAAGAGCCTCATGACCCTTCGTTACTTGCAGATTATGAGGCCATCCTAAACCACGTTGCGCTAATAACGCATCGTCAAACTTTAGACTGAAACTATCTACAGCAAAACTCACATGAAGCAACCctgttagaaaaaaaaattattaagatgACAGAATAAGACATCGCATATTTATCATTCAACTTCAATACACtgcacaatttattatttttataagttataacatccacaccataataaaatttaggTACCTTTTGTAAGGCTTCGAAAATATGTTATATCCAACACTATATTAACTACGATAAAACTTACCTGTCAAaacaataagttttatccaaaacATGGTAATTTCTCACTGGTGAACATGTTATCACTAAATTTGATAAAGCCGGGGTATGCTGTTCttatatagtaattaattacaatgGTCATATCAACTTATCAGGCAACGTAGATACATAatgtattcatatattttgctattataatcataatctCCATTACATAATTGATAGGATTAGTATACTTCATTCGAAAAGATAACAACTATGTCTAGGCTGTAGACTGCCTGCATTTTTAAAgttctatttttatacaattaaataagaataagatttttttcatttatggCAATTTCAACAAGCATTAGACCtcattatacatttaaataattgcaaGAATATAAGACTGGGTttccaataatattataaaatatagaggATTGTAAAACAAACATCAAAATATTCTAATacatttatatagaaaatttattgataCACATTTACAACAcattacttaaatttaattgagatcaaaacttatttattgcTATTTATATTCACAACCAGTTTATCTGTTACTTTTtgtttcacaggcaagtgggGTATAACATCATCTGCTTCTTTCATGCAGACTGTTGGAATCTGAAATTGAgtgattttatgataaattataCCAGAAAAACTGttaaggaataaaaaaataaaaaaaatgaatatattgtgcaacacatttttttttcaaagaatagaaaatacaCGATCGCGAAACGGGATTCGAAGGCACATCTGTTCACCGTGGCATGCCACCGTTAATGCAGATGAAAATAACAccttaatctatactaatattataaaggtctgtaagtttgtttgttagtcgaatctcgggaactactggtccgatttgaaaaattatttcggtgttagatagcccatttatcgaggaaggctataggctatttaTCATCTAAGGGAAATCTATGTTTATAAACTCTTATCAATATAACCTTCTAAAATTCTACTATACTCACATTTAAATCTTGTGCTCTTGCTTCTTTAGCGGTAAACTCCCGTAACACATAATCTGTATTTAACAGGTGGAACATTCTAGTTTCATGAGACCTCACAAGCACGTCATCTACTCTAAGAAAATATCGTAAGAGCACGTACCAATATGACGGCATAACCCTCTGCAaaaaagtgttataaaaatatacaaatagtAATACCCTATTAATAAGGTTTTCTTGTTTTCCTTTAAGCTGTTTGTATCTTGCACACATTATAACCTAACTTAAACAATAtacttttattgtattaattattatacacattCTAAATTACGCATCACACTACTACACATTCTAAATTAtggagaaacaaatatattttttttttataaaaacaatatttgcgTCAGTGGCTTTGACCACATTGTCTGTAAccttatacattataatatatactgaaACCTTCCTCAAGAATTACTCTAATTTTCTACTatcggtccgccccggcttcgcccgtagtacatatttcccaataaaaggtagcctatgttctttctcagggtctaaagattgtttgtgccaaatttcatcaaaatcagttgagaggtttaagcgggaaagcataacagacagatagagttactttcgcatttatataattagtaGGGATTAGTAGGTAaagttttatagatttaagcaaacagacatacagacaaaaGAAAGCAACTTCATTTTATATCATGtagttacttaataattaaaaatgaaaaataatgctTACTATTTTGACAGACAATTTTGATATTCCATGATCATGGAGTTCATCTTCAAACAAAGTTAGATCATGGTAAAATAAGATTTGCTCTTTCCGCTTTAGAAGGTCAAAGTTTATAGTTTCATCTGTGTCCTGAACAGTGACATTACCCAATAAAGTTCCTTTGTAATCTGTTGAAAAAGTCCAGTCAAATGACTTCTTCTGTTTTTCTGCTTCTGGActgaaagttataaaaaaataaataagtaaccGATTTTAGTAGTAACAGCATCAgacttattaatttaaattctaagACATGTTTGTAGGAATGCTTTGCATTATGGTAagtttaacaaaacaattcttaatctttatagtaataattcatttgaaaatattggtCACATTGCACAATAttagacaaaaatattttcagttccTTTGTGCAGTTCTATTTTctatgttttatttgaaaaaagaaTCTATCGAATTATGAgtacattaattatactttaaattaagacttatttgttaataatataaacataaacagATACAAGATTTCTCACCGTGATTCTTGCCAAGCTTCAGCACAAGCCACTTCAATGGCTTCCACCCTTGAAGATACTCTCTTCAAGGCATCAAGAGGATTAAATTCTATTTTAGCACCTGATCTATGTTCCAGCATCAGTATATTTTTGGGAAAAACCATATCAGGAAAATGTGGAATATTCAATTCTCTGCAGTATCtgtttatagaaaaatatagcTCGTTATTATTACACTTATGGCAAGACTCAAATATGTATTGtgtaaactaaaatatatactaattatgtaattttataaacacatGATAAACCCTACTTTTCTGCTTTTAATCAGATTGTTGTAATGTATACTATATGTTACAGAtcttaaattataacaaaacacTTGTTTGTAACTTGTTCATCATAAGTTAACAAGAGAgtaaatacttacatacaaaacTGACAAAACTGATCATCATCTCGTTCACAAACAATTTTCGTGGAGCATACACTGGGTAAAATGCAACTAATGTCGAAAGAAATATGCCATGGACCAAATTCTATTGATTTGGAGTTGGTAGTGTATCGTCCTGAGTCTACCCGGCTTTCCTGaaattaattagtaaaaaaTGTAAGTTATGTATAACTTCTATGTTTAAATTTGTTGATTAGTAATCATTAAAGTTACCTCAGCAGTGAATAAATTCGGGACATATGAATCCATAtcggaatatttaaaatacttccCGAATGACCATAAAATTTAGTCTCagaactaggtacctattacaaaaaaaaatacaatcacacaacacaagaaattaataatgatGTGACAAATAAGCTTttgtttgacaaatgacaatgacagcctacagataaaaaatatattttttttaagatttattcgCCTGGTTACGAGCCCTTTAAgctaaatgaaaatttatttttaaataagatttttcACTTGAGGCCACTTGGATAGCCTTTTAAAATTAGGTGGACACTTTGGTAAGACGTGGGTGagacaaattaatattttttattgaaaataaaaaaaagtcattaaaatgtttttttaggaCCTTGGAATGAACTATAATTCttgtaattcaaataatatctcTATCTTTGTTGGtatgtgtattttataaaacctaATTTGGACGTATTATATCTATGCTATGTATAATTTCAACATAGTggtagaatattataatagtggtagaaaataatatttcggaTTATGGTAACCCTCAAATTCAATATGGCCGATTTTTACCGGTCAGTTATTGtgttttgatattaattaataaattgcatgaaaagataaaaaagGAGCATAGTCAtttgttcataaataataaattttagcatattttgatttaatcaataattatggAAGCACTTATACCAGTTATTAACAAATTACAAGACGTTTTCAATACTGTTGGAGCTGATGCCATTCAATTACCTCAAATTGTCGTGTTGGGAACCCAGgtaattttttaagaaatagatactcactatataaaaaaagataatatttaatttcgattttaaagaaagcaaaattgaaaaaaatataataaggtgGTTATGTAAATATGTCAATCCCATTCATTGTCCTCAATAAATCAATTCATCTCCTGTCAATAACTAATTGTAGGAAAATCTTTATTTGCCTTTTAATTGAATACTCATATTCTAAATGTATATTcgctttaaaaaatgtttctttgTTTAGAGTTCTGGTAAGAGTTCCGTTATAGAAAGTCTTGTTGGAAAATCTTTCTTGCCTCGGGGACCTGGAATTGTAACACGCCGTCCTCTTATTCTTCAATTAGTATACAGCCCAAAAGAAAGCAAGGAACATCGGTCAGCTGAAGAaggtattataaattcaaactttggacttaaaaattttttgaataaagaaattaactaTGGTCTGAAACATTGTtagcaaaaacaaaataagtccttccaaaaattacaaagtcatattttaatttttagtaaatGTTATTATTCGGAATTGGGTAACAAAACTAAAGGTTAAAAAATCAGTAGATCAATGAATCAGACgcttgtttacattttttaacaaagaAATCCAAGGCTTTGTTGTGTCTTGTTATGTATTGTTAGCAAACTCAATGTCATTCACACAACGATTATTGCAACTTGATCCCACACTTGTATTAACTAGATCAATAAATACATCCTCATTTAATGCAACCTTCACATTATGCATATAGTTATGCTAAGAAACTTAATTCAAATTGCTATAAAGGTGCAATATACTTGATAATAGTTCATTGTCAtgttaaaatatcattaatagATTGCTAATTTTAGAATACATTTATGCTATCggtgcaaatattttatttatctctaTGATTAATAagtaaactatttatttgtactacTGCATTATCTCCTGCcatttattttcatgtttgtaTCATGCATACCATGATTATTCCATAGTAgaatgtaatatattaaaaaatatttttatttataataacttcAGTAATTAGAAGCCAGGAGTCTGGGACAGAATCGTGGAACCCAATTACCCAAATATCTAAATCAGTTTTTTCCTCAGGTTAGTGTGGACAAGTATCCTGTCAGATTTTCCTGTTAACGCTGTATTTGtgtagttaattaatattatgttttctcAATGTGTCCTTGTCCTGTTAATAAAGAGCATTATAActagtattatttaattatttgctaagattaaaatattgtttaaggtacaatcaatttggaagaATGGGGCAAATTTCTGCATACCAAGGAGAAAATTTACACAGATTTCGATCAAATAAGACAAGAAATAGAAAGAGAGACGGACCGCATGGCTGGAAGCAACAAAGGAATTTGTCCAGAACCGATcaatttaaagatatattcAACCAAAGTTGTGAATCTTACACTTGTAGATTTGCCTGGCATCACAAAGGTAATttctaatagatttttttatttacaactgTGCTTGTGAATAAGcaaaaaagttttatcaaaGTTTAAATGGCACAAGTGGCTGTATAATTTGTACCAATTAACTagattttaagattatttgaatttattataggtaccaATAGGTGATCAACCGGAGGATATTGAGAATCAAATCAGAAATCtcataataaaacacataGCTAATCCAAATTCAATAATACTTGCTGTAACAGCCGCAAATACTGATATGGCTACAAGTGAAGCCATAAAGATGGCTAAAGAAGTTGATCCAGATGGAAGACGAACTTTGGCTGTGGTTACTAAGTTAGACTTGATGGACGCAGGTATgattatcaatattaatacTAGATACAAATCAGAATTTAacaaaactacaaaaaataattgtttattatgtaaccccacatttagttttaaatatgaaagttttattatagaaaatgttGTCCAGTCAAATGattgtaattataatctatttgcataattatattaccttGTAAATTCTATAACATTATTAGTGTAGgcccataaaattttaattttttctacataattatgttaagCCTATTAGTAGGAGATTATATGGGATCTTTGGTCATTCATGTGTTTACAGGTTGAAAATTATAGTTTgcaaacaaaacatatttctTAACATAGAATATAAACAGAAATATCTTGACGCTATACTCAatgataaaaaagaaaaattattctaaaatttAATTCTCAATTCTTTCGAAAATGGCTAGTGTAACATCCTCCAGGCCCCATTTACATCTAACACGAATATGAGAAAATACACATGAATCAAGTAATAAGGATCATATAAATGGCAAATTAAGCAATTTTATTTGGTAAATTATACATAagaatgtataattttttttcaagaacataattcttaacattttttcattttgaGTTTGAGACCTTGTTTTATAAGCAGGTATACTTTTACaattcatgtttatttatctaaatattttaatttttatcaaccTCTAACCACAACAATTACTATTTCAGGAACTGACGCTATAGACATTCTGTGTGGGCGTGTGATACCAGTGAAACTGGGAATTATTGGTGTTGTCAATAGATCACAGCAAGATATCATTGATAAGAAAACTATTACGGTTGTATTTTCGCTTCTATCTTTACCGAATTGTGGCTtatcttttagaaaaatttGAGAGTTTATCTAAATTCCATTTATCTTTATTGAGTTTTGTCTAAAAATACTCAATAATTGCAATTTCTAGCATTATTTTGCAAGTAAAAGTTTGAGTGAAAGTAAATTTTCAGATACCATAAAAATGCtggaaaaaaaatcttataacaATACagaattaaaacaatgttgactgaaattagtattttatcattatattattttcttaccCATTCTTTGTTTGATAGGATTCATTGAAAGATGAAGCTACCTACCTCCAAAGAAAGTATCCTACTATTGCAACTCGGAACGGCACGCCGTATTTGGCGAAGACCTTAAATAGGCTGTTAATGCACCATATACGGGACTGTTTACCGGAACTGAaggtaatctatactaatattataaagctgaagagcttgtatgtttgaacgcgtaatctcgggaactacctGTCAGATTTTgaattcttttggtgttagatagcccatttatcgaggaagactataggctatatatcatctcgctaagaccaacaggagcggagcactgcgggtaaaaccgcggagcacagctagttattaatacaaTCCATAGATTACTGTATATATTACACATAGTAATACAGTTAAACAGTGACCTTGATATATCAATTGATATTCAAGTAATGTAAACTAGTAACATTCAGGTTTACTTTTAATAGTAATGGTTCACTAATTATTCAGTTCAAACtgtaaaaaactaaataagtaGCAAAGTCAAAgtataatgaatattaatcttaagttttttttactactaaagatatttttggcattataattaaaaactgttctgttatcttaattattaaattatagagctgtatttaattttaattaatataattacatatgcTTCTAGGTTAGAGTAAATGTGATGATATCTCAATTCCAATCTCTTCTCAACTCATATGGAGAAGACGTATCAGACAAGTCCCAGACTCTGCTACAAATTATCACCAAGTTTGCGAGTGCATATTGCTCCACTATCGAGGGTACTGCGAGAAATATTGAAACAACTGAACTGTGTGGTGGTGCTAGAATATGCTATATTTTCCATGAAACCTTTGGACGCACTTTGGATTCCATTCATCCGTTAGTTGGTAAGAACAGTTATATTACTTATGAAAGTAAAGTTAAAATCATTGAATAATGTTAAACTTTTTGTGGACATtctatattatcaatattaagcAAGACATCtcataaaactaataaaaactaTACATCCTAAACTTGTTGATAgaaaacaaaattgtattcTATCAATAGTTTCATCatgagttaaataaaaaaaaaatcgaagaaagattaatatttgttatatttttaaggttTATCTCGTATGGATATTCTAACTGCGATACGTAACGCGACCGGCCCTCGACCGGCGCTGTTTGTGCCTGAAGTGTCATTCGAATTGCTAGTCAAGAGGCAGATAAGGAGATTAGAAGATCCTTCTTTGCGTTGTGTTGAATTGGTAAGATATTAAAAGTGTAAATATTATCGAAACATGATACATAGCATGATATTTCAAATTCAGTGAAGCGTGGAGATGTGCTCATGAGCGTGATAAAGTCGTCTTATATTTCGattgttttatcaaaaacaatgaagtataatacttatattttataaacctgTAGCATTACCTGcttctattattaaaacaatttgcaTTTACTTTATTGCACTAAAGATCTGTTTGATGCATATAGGCTAAAATCTCTAAGTTCAACAGATACAACTTGGGATGTTTTACTAAGAGAGCATACTCTTCCCTAAAAGGCAGGTAACACACCTGCAACCGTACAGTGGATGATTATGGGCAGCGCCAGTGACGGATTAAGACTACTAGATGCCCTAAGCAATCCATGCCTGTGGGCCCCCCTATCCGTATGTCAACTAGAATCGGTCTTTAAACCTTTACCGcctaaaaacattagttttttgtaaaataagatGATGAGATGTAACGTACTTTAGAAGTGGAGTAGGTGcgacaataataaaaaccaaagcataattgatttatttattaaaatgcgcCTTGCGGCTTTTCCGAGCATTGAATTCACGCAAGATAGTAAGTATTAACGTCTAACGTTTTTAGCATATCGGACTCTATGTACAATatcgataaataattatcgagCCTTTCTTGTATCATCTTTgtccttttttaattttttaatatttttaattttgaaaaagaaCGTTCCCCTGAGCAGTTTGTAATCATAagcgataaaaaatatacgcaTAGCCCGGTCAATTTAAACCAAAAAATGAGGGTGAAGTTACATAAAGTCCCAACAAGCTGAATTTCTGTGAAGTTgttcaaaacataattataaacaatgtcTAAAAGTTCCCCATCATTCCcctgtaaagaaaaaaaattattcaaggtCAAAGGTCAAAAAAATGAGTTTTTCGCTATTTTCAGCAAAacggtaagttttatcataaaagtACTTCAGACAaaaattgtagatcataaaattatctataaaaaatgtatcaatACTTTTTTTCTTACGAGCCACCGTTTCTGAGATATAACGAttcaaaaagttataaaagttGTTATCGTCATAATATGCACACGTTTCCACGCCACCTATGAGGTAGTGTACTTAGCGCTTTTTTTTAACGATGTTTTTTTAACaacttttataactttttgaaTCGTTTCACAATTActccaaaaacaaaacatttgatTTGCGGAGGCGCCAGGCTTGGGGCCCGCGGGGAAGGAGTGGTTTGTGATTGGCTGAACCTCATATGGACGTAATATTACActatcaaaaaaaaagttttatacaattaataaattgtcaTGCTTCCTGCCCTGTagacttttttgtttataattttttaacataaatccAACAAAAAAGCATGTCGGCCATGATACGAAattcattatatattatttttttatgattaatgACTATCACATCATGTCGTAAGCATTTCCATTATGGCTGTAACAAGAATTTCGCATTGTGGATCTAACGATGACCATGTGgagttataattttacattcaatGAATGATTTCGGTCTATGTGcataacctaaaaattattatgtttaggttTATATatctctatttatttaatgtaacaagtgataactgcgttaaaaacaaccgacttcaaacttgcacttgcaacatttacaaatacagacaaaaatgctcataaaataaaaactattgggcctttccgaataaaatttttatgggaccaattcgacaccatcccgcatcgaacaaaaaaagaatcacgtaaatcggttcagaaaactcggagtaatcggtgtacatacataaaaaaaaaacataccggccgaattgataacctcctcctttttttgaagtcggttaattatAACCATGTGTTCAGGTGCACGAGGAGATGCAGCGCATCGTGCAGCACTGCGGCACGGAGGTGCAGCAGGAGATGCTGCGGTTCCCGCGGCTGCACCAGCGCATCGTGGACGTGGTCACGCAGCTGCTGCGCACGCGCCTGCCCGCCACCAACTCTATGGTGAGCgccgtgtgtgtgtgtgtctgtgtgcACTGCGGCACGGAGGTGCAGCAGGAGATGCTGCGGTTCCCGCGGCTGCACCAGCGCATCGTGGACGTGGTCACGCAGCTGCTGCGCACGCGCCTGCCCGCCACCAACTCTATGGTGAGCgccgtgtgtgtgtgtgtctgtgtgcACTGCGGCACGGAGGTGCAGCAGGAGATGCTGCGGTTCCCGCGGCTGCACCAGCGCATCGTGGACGTGGTCACGCAGCTGCTGCG
This window of the Colias croceus chromosome 5, ilColCroc2.1 genome carries:
- the LOC123692007 gene encoding dynamin-1-like protein isoform X8; translation: MEALIPVINKLQDVFNTVGADAIQLPQIVVLGTQSSGKSSVIESLVGKSFLPRGPGIVTRRPLILQLVYSPKESKEHRSAEEGTINLEEWGKFLHTKEKIYTDFDQIRQEIERETDRMAGSNKGICPEPINLKIYSTKVVNLTLVDLPGITKVPIGDQPEDIENQIRNLIIKHIANPNSIILAVTAANTDMATSEAIKMAKEVDPDGRRTLAVVTKLDLMDAGTDAIDILCGRVIPVKLGIIGVVNRSQQDIIDKKTITDSLKDEATYLQRKYPTIATRNGTPYLAKTLNRLLMHHIRDCLPELKVRVNVMISQFQSLLNSYGEDVSDKSQTLLQIITKFASAYCSTIEGTARNIETTELCGGARICYIFHETFGRTLDSIHPLVGLSRMDILTAIRNATGPRPALFVPEVSFELLVKRQIRRLEDPSLRCVELVHEEMQRIVQHCGTEVQQEMLRFPRLHQRIVDVVTQLLRTRLPATNSMVSAVCVCVCVHCGTEVQQEMLRFPRLHQRIVDVVTQLLRTRLPATNSMVENLVAIELAYINTKHPDFHREAALVSGLLKSTDGLDDRRPLRPAPSPVHAVVKMNGSPENKALTPQKPVNLLPEVPSHTSRKLSDREQHDCDVIGGRSENGTCQKANQKTIDGISMMHLNHMGDLVEKLIKSYFYIVRKSIQDSVPKAVMHFLVNYVKDNLQSELVTHLYKSDQAESLLNESEHIAQRRKEAADMLKALQRAGQIISEIRETHMW
- the LOC123692007 gene encoding dynamin-1-like protein isoform X5 translates to MEALIPVINKLQDVFNTVGADAIQLPQIVVLGTQSSGKSSVIESLVGKSFLPRGPGIVTRRPLILQLVYSPKESKEHRSAEEGTINLEEWGKFLHTKEKIYTDFDQIRQEIERETDRMAGSNKGICPEPINLKIYSTKVVNLTLVDLPGITKVPIGDQPEDIENQIRNLIIKHIANPNSIILAVTAANTDMATSEAIKMAKEVDPDGRRTLAVVTKLDLMDAGTDAIDILCGRVIPVKLGIIGVVNRSQQDIIDKKTITDSLKDEATYLQRKYPTIATRNGTPYLAKTLNRLLMHHIRDCLPELKVRVNVMISQFQSLLNSYGEDVSDKSQTLLQIITKFASAYCSTIEGTARNIETTELCGGARICYIFHETFGRTLDSIHPLVGLSRMDILTAIRNATGPRPALFVPEVSFELLVKRQIRRLEDPSLRCVELVHEEMQRIVQHCGTEVQQEMLRFPRLHQRIVDVVTQLLRTRLPATNSMVSAVCVCVCVHCGTEVQQEMLRFPRLHQRIVDVVTQLLRTRLPATNSMVENLVAIELAYINTKHPDFHREAALVSGLLKSTDGLDDRRPLRPAPSPQVPAITDGHENRSPQSRESPNTPQMNGSPENKALTPQKPVNLLPEVPSHTSRKLSDREQHDCDVIGGRSENGTCQKANQKTIDGISMMHLNHMGDLVEKLIKSYFYIVRKSIQDSVPKAVMHFLVNYVKDNLQSELVTHLYKSDQAESLLNESEHIAQRRKEAADMLKALQRAGQIISEIRETHMW
- the LOC123692007 gene encoding dynamin-1-like protein isoform X6 — its product is MEALIPVINKLQDVFNTVGADAIQLPQIVVLGTQSSGKSSVIESLVGKSFLPRGPGIVTRRPLILQLVYSPKESKEHRSAEEGTINLEEWGKFLHTKEKIYTDFDQIRQEIERETDRMAGSNKGICPEPINLKIYSTKVVNLTLVDLPGITKVPIGDQPEDIENQIRNLIIKHIANPNSIILAVTAANTDMATSEAIKMAKEVDPDGRRTLAVVTKLDLMDAGTDAIDILCGRVIPVKLGIIGVVNRSQQDIIDKKTITDSLKDEATYLQRKYPTIATRNGTPYLAKTLNRLLMHHIRDCLPELKVRVNVMISQFQSLLNSYGEDVSDKSQTLLQIITKFASAYCSTIEGTARNIETTELCGGARICYIFHETFGRTLDSIHPLVGLSRMDILTAIRNATGPRPALFVPEVSFELLVKRQIRRLEDPSLRCVELVHEEMQRIVQHCGTEVQQEMLRFPRLHQRIVDVVTQLLRTRLPATNSMVSAVCVCVCVHCGTEVQQEMLRFPRLHQRIVDVVTQLLRTRLPATNSMVENLVAIELAYINTKHPDFHREAALVSGLLKSTDGLDDRRPLRPAPSPVHAVVKQFLRQMGERGSTLVYLANIWENYSQQVPAITDGHENRSPQSRESPNTPQMNGSPENKALTPQKPVNLLPEVPSHTSRKLSDREQHDCDVIEKLIKSYFYIVRKSIQDSVPKAVMHFLVNYVKDNLQSELVTHLYKSDQAESLLNESEHIAQRRKEAADMLKALQRAGQIISEIRETHMW